The following coding sequences are from one Lolium rigidum isolate FL_2022 chromosome 6, APGP_CSIRO_Lrig_0.1, whole genome shotgun sequence window:
- the LOC124667255 gene encoding methylmalonate-semialdehyde dehydrogenase [acylating], mitochondrial-like, translated as MLRAVLSRSASGLRRSPMAAPLSTATAGWLSEAASSPPRVRLLIGGEFVESRATEYVDVTNPATQDVVSRIPLTTADEFKAAVDAARTAFPGWRNTPVTTRQRIMFKYQELIRANMDKLAENITTEQGKTLKDAWGDVFRGLEVVEHACGMGSLQMGEYVSNVSHGIDTFSIREPLGVCAGICPFNFPAMIPLWMFPIAVTCGNTFVLKPSEKDPGAAMMLAELAMEAGLPKGVLNIVHGTHDVVNNICDDEAIKAVSFVGSNTAGMHIYSRASAKGKRVQCNMGAKNHAIILPDADRDATLNALIAAGFGAAGQRCMALSTAVFVGGSEAWEDELVKRANSLVVNSGAANDADLGPVISRQAKERICKLVQSGIDTGARIVLDGREIVVPHFEDGNFVGPTILADVKSDMDCYKEEIFGPVLLLMKAESLDDAIQIVNRNKYGNGASIFTTSGVSARKFQSDIEAGQVGINVPIPVPLPFFSFTGSKASFAGDLNFYGKAGVQFFTQIKTITQQWKESSPQRVSLSMPTSQK; from the exons ATGCTCCGCGCCGTCCTCTCCCGCTCAG CCTCCGGCCTCCGCCGGTCGCCGATGGCCGCCCcgctctccaccgccaccgccggctgGCTCTCCGAGGCCGCCTCATCTCCG CCTAGGGTTCGCCTCCTCATCGGCGGCGAGTTCGTCGAGTCGCGGGCCACCGAGTATGTCGATGTCACCAACCCC GCAACGCAGGATGTGGTGTCTCGGATCCCGCTCACCACCGCTGACGAGTTCAAGGCTGCCGTGGACGCTGCCAGGACTGCGTTCCCCGGGTGGCGGAACACTCCGGTGACCACGCGTCAGCGCATCATGTTCAAATACCAGGAGCTCATCCGGGCCAACATG GATAAGCTGGCAGAGAACATTACAACTGAGCAGGGGAAGACACTAAAAGATGCTTGGGGCGATGTATTCCGTGGGCTAG AGGTGGTGGAGCATGCTTGTGGAATGGGGTCACTGCAAATGGGTGAATATGTATCTAATGTTTCTCATGGGATTGACACCTTCAGTATAAGGGAGCCACTTGGTGTATGTGCAGGGATATGCCCCTTCAATTTCCCTGCTATGATTCCTCTATGG ATGTTCCCCATAGCTGTCACTTGTGGCAACACTTTTGTTCTAAAGCCGTCAGAAAAGGATCCAG GGGCTGCTATGATGCTTGCGGAGCTAGCAATGGAGGCTGGTTTACCAAAGGGGGTGTTGAACATTGTTCATGGTACTCAT GATGTTGTCAACAACATATGTGATGATGAGGCCATTAAGGCAGTATCTTTTGTTGGTTCAAATACA GCAGGTATGCATATATATTCTAGAGCATCTGCAAAAGGGAAGCGTGTTCAG TGTAACATGGGTGCCAAGAATCATGCTATCATCCTTCCTGATGCTGATCGAGATGCCACACTGAATGCCCTTATTGCTGCTGGTTTCGGTGCAGCCGGGCAAAGGTGTATGGCGTTGAGCACTGCTGTTTTTGTTGGTGGTTCAGAAGCATG GGAGGATGAACTAGTCAAGCGTGCAAACAGCCTTGTAGTTAATTCAGGAGCGGCTAACGATGCAGACCTTGGTCCCGTGATCAGCAGACAG GCCAAGGAACGAATCTGCAAGTTAGTCCAAAGTGGCATTGACACTGGTGCTCGTATTGTGCTTGATGGGAGAGAGATCGTG GTCCCTCACTTTGAGGATGGTAACTTTGTTGGTCCAACCATCTTGGCTGATGTTAAAAGTGACATGGACTGTTACAAG GAGGAAATTTTTGGTCCAGTTCTCCTCTTGATGAAG GCAGAAAGCTTAGATGATGCCATACAAATTGTGAACAGAAACAA GTACGGCAATGGGGCTTCCATATTTACCACATCTGGTGTCTCTGCAAGAAAATTCCAATCGGACATTGAAGCTGGCCAG GTGGGCATCAATGTACCTATTCCAGTACCCCTGCCATTCTTCTCCTTCACTGGCAGCAAAGCCTCCTTCGCAGGAGACTTGAATTTCTATG GCAAGGCTGGCGTGCAGTTCTTCACTCAGATTAAGACGATCACACAGCAGTGGAAAGAGTCGTCTCCACAGCGCGTTTCCCTCTCCATGCCCACCTCGCAGAAGTGA